In Drosophila teissieri strain GT53w chromosome 2R, Prin_Dtei_1.1, whole genome shotgun sequence, the following proteins share a genomic window:
- the LOC122612572 gene encoding uncharacterized protein LOC122612572 isoform X1, whose protein sequence is MATTPTAGPAAAPATSSTPQNYKVPSTSKISVDKLLRVGYYELEKTIGKGNFAVVKLATNIVTKTKVAIKIIDKTCLNEEYLSKTFREIAILKSLRHPHITRLYEVMESQSMIYLVTEYAPNGEIFDHLVANGRMKEPEAARVFTQLVSAVHYCHLRGVVHRDLKAENVLLDKDMNIKLADFGFSNYYDEGATLRTWCGSPPYAAPEVFQGLEYDGPKSDIWSLGVVLYALVCGALPFDGKTILELKSRVVLGKFRIPFFMSQECEQLIRNMLVVEPDRRYTIKQIIKHRWLSEWQSEMQEEERFGDMSCAPGSGTVSKSASTSSLGSASDSAPQLDSVVMTHMLQLPGLTADMIAQSVHEQRFDNIYAIYNLLHDKLQQRRRENQRLQHHASLAYSRSRKTSITTGVVDRSEPVKQESLDRLSPLSNANASSTALGFGWSDVAVDLEKYGEFELECLARSNDPPANAQHLSAHAGGGVNGANTRRHTVGPGDVAHEQALANPHVPPIDFKCPPQCSDPAQPVPYYPVNLPMLQNQPLHNLTIKDQHLLKPPVVMGASSFGRRASDGGANLHIYYPATGTVVVPAQGQQMDTAGYYINPNCGTDPLAVQELSPLNEQSVAQMQCCQENATGECNEELQSYMQKRGGTQRHTVGCTEDLSVAHGSGPGSQAPTTSSNMRQRRTGLLTVTERPPVIPPELIREVESRMNRDYLPPTLKSLSQSPPNGTYPVGVALPMGMSKGLSPPHSLPLVAAAGGSVPLVAPNNRRIHRVIHSKLPTVQEGATIGRYSPVRRASEGSKSQFQGPLQECQSLQKGIAQRNFLVAPSPPLLENSISLPGSPIHGKPGMGLQLALRRGHDIEVPPEAIKNLMPALDRLVKEQRVSFEIANKIISTHVVPMDLAPLLGLAAHASSAAAVSGGHLDQSHFSHLQQQQQQHMLSFSVSPLSMPQGGAVNASLTSAKQMFGQPICGYTQYQPMTLALQPQHQQQLVGQFSSINLGASNSNSSSGCQSPVFSTSFSGSCSPNPYLPCAAGGSSPLHQITKGISGLSTGGAGGSITRGTSAASEGAAAAAAANQPLDLSMDVCGGVMDQQPTDYAATNWFMPTAAYYDMKPLNLSPAQPVRVVPTPPASPNLCIIQEENGNGQMCHTISTGTPYAGCTGGITPQICLTDVQGSEITLVALSSDNSRDSEDSLEQHTPVMSLQGLIITEPSSDMPSITRGIGRKASLDCESGAGSHCPVASSSSHATQAQSQAQTEAQCRRGSDKSLGFSDDSLSNDSNNLSPCQEPSASSGFKSDSHSEMGDHTECGHLTPDSMCDSRRMSDEMCYEVPLPHECSNLDSTRILEMVKQTIDSTMPPKGFVLHKGSISSEDSGAESRHSSASNASTSNPLACEAASLLASHSGYGEPTTNLSLEYSGGLQIELQVCEGRSRDHHGAGKGIKLRRISGDQFEYGKICQQLISTITMQQVAG, encoded by the exons GTGGCCATCAAGATCATAGACAAAACATGTCTGAACGAGGAGTACCTGAGCAAGACGTTCCGCGAGATAGCGATACTGAAGTCGCTGCGGCATCCCCACATCACCCGATTGTACGAGGTGATGGAGTCGCAGTCGATGATCTATCTGGTCACCGAGTATGCGCCCAATGGGGAGATCTTCGACCATCTGGTGGCCAATGGCAGGATGAAGGAGCCGGAGGCGGCACGCGTCTTCACCCAACTCGTTTCGGCCGTCCACTACTGCCACCTGCGGGGGGTGGTGCATCGCGATCTCAAGGCCGAGAATGTCCTCCTCGACAAGGACATGAACATCAAG CTTGCCGACTTTGGCTTCAGTAATTACTATGACGAGGGTGCCACCTTGAGAACTTGGTGCGGATCACCGCCCTACGCCGCTCCAGAGGTGTTCCAGGGCCTGGAATACGATGGACCCAAGTCGGATATCTGGAGTTTGGGCGTTGTGCTGTACGCGCTGGTTTGTGGAGCGTTGCCCTTCGATGGTAAGACCATCCTGGAGCTGAAAAGCCGCGTGGTGTTGGGCAAGTTTCGCATTCCCTTCTTTATGTCGCAAG AATGCGAGCAGCTAATCCGGAACATGCTGGTGGTGGAGCCTGATCGACGATACACCATCAAGCAGATCATCAAGCACCGCTGGCTCAGCGAGTGGCAGTCAGAgatgcaggaggaggagcgttTCGGCGACATGTCCTGTGCCCCCGGATCGGGAACAGTGTCCAAATCGGCGTCCACATCCTCACTGGGCAGTGCGTCGGACTCAGCGCCGCAACTGGACTCTGTGGTGATGACGCACATGCTCCAACTGCCTGGACTGACCGCCGACATGATAGCGCAGTCGGTGCATGAGCAGCGATTCGACAACATCTACGCCATTTACAACCTGCTGCATGACAAGCTGCAGCAACGGCGACGCGAAAACCAAAGACTGCAGCACCACGCCAGCCTAGCCTACTCCCGATCCCGTAAGACGAGCATCACGACGGGCGTGGTGGATCGCTCGGAGCCCGTCAAGCAGGAATCTCTGGACCGGCTCAGTCCGCTGAGCAATGCCAATGCCTCCAGCACAGCGTTGGGCTTTGGCTGGTCCGATGTCGCCGTGGATCTGGAGAAATATGGTGAATTTGAGCTGGAATGCCTGGCGCGATCAAATGAT CCTCCTGCTAATGCGCAGCATTTGAGTGCACATGCTGGTGGAGGCGTCAATGGAGCCAATACGCGACGCCATACGGTGGGTCCCGGAGATGTGGCCCACGAGCAGGCGCTGGCCAATCCCCATGTGCCGCCCATCGACTTCAAGTGTCCACCGCAGTGCAGCGATCCCGCTCAGCCAGTGCCCTACTACCCAGTCAATCTGCCCATGCTGCAGAACCAGCCCCTGCACAACCTCACTATCAAGGACCAGCATCTGCTCAAGCCGCCCGTCGTTATGGGAGCCA GCTCATTTGGGCGTCGTGCCTCAGACGGCGGGGCAAATCTACACATCTACTATCCCGCCACGGGTACCGTTGTGGTTCCAGCTCAGGGTCAGCAAATGGACACGGCCGGTTACTACATCAACCCGAATTGCGGCACAGATCCTTTGGCCGTGCAGGAGTTGTCACCGCTCAACGAACAGTCCGTGGCGCAGATGCAGTGCTGCCAGGAGAATGCCACCGGCGAGTGCAACGAGGAGCTGCAAAG ttatatGCAAAAGCGAGGAGGCACCCAGCGCCACACGGTGGGCTGCACGGAGGATCTCTCCGTAGCGCATGGATCCGGACCAGGATCCCAGGCGCCAACTACCTCCTCCAATATGCGGCAGCGGCGAACAGGACTGCTCACGGTCACCGAAAGGCCGCCAG TGATTCCACCCGAGTTAATTCGCGAGGTTGAGTCTCGCATGAACCGCGACTATCTGCCTCCCACCCTGAAATCTCTTAGTCAATCGCCCCCCAATGGCACCTAcccggtgggcgtggccctgcCCATGGGCATGTCGAAGGGCCTATCGCCGCCCCACTCGCTGCCCCTGGTAGCGGCCGCTGGTGGTTCCGTGCCCCTGGTGGCGCCCAACAATCGGCGCATCCATCGGGTGATCCACTCGAAGTTGCCCACCGTCCAGGAGGGTG CGACAATAGGACGATACAGTCCAGTGCGTCGAGCCTCGGAGGGATCCAAGAGCCAGTTCCAAGGACCGCTGCAGGAATGCCAGTCCCTGCAGAAAGGTATTGCACAGAGAAACTTTTTGGTTGCACCCAGTCCGCCGCTTTTAGAAAATTCGATCAGTTTGCCAG GTTCGCCCATACATGGAAAACCTGGCATGGGCTTGCAGCTGGCTCTGCGTCGTGGCCATGACATTGAAGTACCTCCGGAAGCCATCAAGAATCTGATGCCCGCGCTGGATCGACTGGTTAAGGAGCAGCGTGTTAGCTTCGAAATAGCCAACAAAATAATCTCAACGCATGTGGTGCCGATGGACCTGGCTCCGCTCCTGGGACTGGCAGCTCATGCTTCGAGTGCGGCGGCGGTTAGTGGAGGTCATCTCGACCAGAGCCACTTCTCGcatctccagcagcagcagcaacagcacatGCTCAGCTTCAGTGTGTCGCCGCTCAGCATGCCGCAGGGCGGAGCTGTGAATGCCTCGCTGACCTCCGCCAAGCAGATGTTTGGTCAACCGATCTGTGGCTATACGCAGTATCAACCTATGACCCTGGCCCTGCAGccgcagcatcaacagcagctGGTTGGCCAGTTCAGCAGCATTAATTTGGGCGCCAGCAACTCGAACTCAAGCAGCGGCTGCCAGTCGCCGGTGTTTAGCACCAGCTTCAGCGGTAGTTGCTCTCCCAATCCATACCTGCCCTGTGCCGCCGGTGGCTCTTCACCGCTGCATCAGATCACCAAGGGCATCTCTGGTTTAAGTaccggtggtgctggtggttcCATCACCAGGGGCACTTCGGCCGCCAgcgaaggagcagcagcggccgcCGCTGCCAATCAACCTCTTGACTTGTCCATGGATGTTTGCGGCGGCGTGATGGACCAGCAGCCCACGGACTATGCAGCCACGAATTGGTTCATGCCCACGGCTGCGTACTACGACATGAAACCGCTTAACCTATCGCCCGCTCAACCTGTAAGGGTCGTGCCCACGCCGCCAGCTTCGCCCAATTTGTGCATCATTCAGGAGGAGAATGGGAACGGGCAGATGTGTCACACCATCAGCACGGGTACTCCATATGCGGGCTGTACGGGAGGAATTACGCCGCAGATATGCCTCACCGATGTCCAGGGCAGCGAGATCACTTTGGTGGCTCTATCCTCGGACAATAGTCGTGACAGTGAGGACTCCCTCGAGCAGCACACTCCAGTTATGTCACTGCAG GGGCTTATCATCACGGAGCCCAGCAGCGATATGCCTTCGATCACCAGGGGCATTGGACGTAAGGCCAGCCTAGACTGCGAATCGGGCGCTGGAAGTCATTGTCCAGTAGCCAGTAGCTCCTCCCATGCTACCCAAGCCCAATCCCAAGCTCAAACCGAAGCCCAATGCCGGCGGGGCAGTGACAAATCGCTTGGCTTCTCTGATGATTCACTAAGCAATGACTCGAATAACTTGTCGCCCTGCCAGGAGCCATCGGCCAGCTCTGGCTTCAAATCGGATTCCCACTCGGAGATGGGCGATCACACGGAATGTGGTCATCTAACGCCCGATTCCATGTGCGATTCGCGGCGCATGTCGGATGAGATGTGCTACGAAGTGCCGCTGCCACATGAGTGCTCCAATCTGGACTCCACACGCATTTTGGAGATGGTGAAGCAGACCATCGACTCGACAATGCCGCCCAAGGGCTTTGTCCTGCACAAGGGCAGCATCAGCTCGGAGGACAGTGGAGCGGAATCGCGCCATAGCAGTGCCTCAAATGCATCCACCTCTAATCCTCTGGCTTGCGAGGCGGCTTCCCTACTCGCCTCACACTCTGGATATGGCGAGCCAACCACAAATCTCAGTTTGGAGTACTCGGGGGGCCTGCAGATCGAGCTTCAAGTGTGCGAGGGACGCAGCCGGGATCACCATGGCGCCGGCAAAGGCATCAAGCTGCGTCGCATTTCCGGGGACCAGTTCGAGTACGGAAAGATATGCCAGCAGTTGATCAGCACCATCACCATGCAGCAGGTGGCAGGCTAA
- the LOC122612572 gene encoding uncharacterized protein LOC122612572 isoform X3 — protein MATTPTAGPAAAPATSSTPQNYKVPSTSKISVDKLLRVGYYELEKTIGKGNFAVVKLATNIVTKTKVAIKIIDKTCLNEEYLSKTFREIAILKSLRHPHITRLYEVMESQSMIYLVTEYAPNGEIFDHLVANGRMKEPEAARVFTQLVSAVHYCHLRGVVHRDLKAENVLLDKDMNIKLADFGFSNYYDEGATLRTWCGSPPYAAPEVFQGLEYDGPKSDIWSLGVVLYALVCGALPFDGKTILELKSRVVLGKFRIPFFMSQECEQLIRNMLVVEPDRRYTIKQIIKHRWLSEWQSEMQEEERFGDMSCAPGSGTVSKSASTSSLGSASDSAPQLDSVVMTHMLQLPGLTADMIAQSVHEQRFDNIYAIYNLLHDKLQQRRRENQRLQHHASLAYSRSRKTSITTGVVDRSEPVKQESLDRLSPLSNANASSTALGFGWSDVAVDLEKYGEFELECLARSNDPPANAQHLSAHAGGGVNGANTRRHTVGPGDVAHEQALANPHVPPIDFKCPPQCSDPAQPVPYYPVNLPMLQNQPLHNLTIKDQHLLKPPVVMGASSFGRRASDGGANLHIYYPATGTVVVPAQGQQMDTAGYYINPNCGTDPLAVQELSPLNEQSVAQMQCCQENATGECNEELQSYMQKRGGTQRHTVGCTEDLSVAHGSGPGSQAPTTSSNMRQRRTGLLTVTERPPGRYSPVRRASEGSKSQFQGPLQECQSLQKGIAQRNFLVAPSPPLLENSISLPGSPIHGKPGMGLQLALRRGHDIEVPPEAIKNLMPALDRLVKEQRVSFEIANKIISTHVVPMDLAPLLGLAAHASSAAAVSGGHLDQSHFSHLQQQQQQHMLSFSVSPLSMPQGGAVNASLTSAKQMFGQPICGYTQYQPMTLALQPQHQQQLVGQFSSINLGASNSNSSSGCQSPVFSTSFSGSCSPNPYLPCAAGGSSPLHQITKGISGLSTGGAGGSITRGTSAASEGAAAAAAANQPLDLSMDVCGGVMDQQPTDYAATNWFMPTAAYYDMKPLNLSPAQPVRVVPTPPASPNLCIIQEENGNGQMCHTISTGTPYAGCTGGITPQICLTDVQGSEITLVALSSDNSRDSEDSLEQHTPVMSLQGLIITEPSSDMPSITRGIGRKASLDCESGAGSHCPVASSSSHATQAQSQAQTEAQCRRGSDKSLGFSDDSLSNDSNNLSPCQEPSASSGFKSDSHSEMGDHTECGHLTPDSMCDSRRMSDEMCYEVPLPHECSNLDSTRILEMVKQTIDSTMPPKGFVLHKGSISSEDSGAESRHSSASNASTSNPLACEAASLLASHSGYGEPTTNLSLEYSGGLQIELQVCEGRSRDHHGAGKGIKLRRISGDQFEYGKICQQLISTITMQQVAG, from the exons GTGGCCATCAAGATCATAGACAAAACATGTCTGAACGAGGAGTACCTGAGCAAGACGTTCCGCGAGATAGCGATACTGAAGTCGCTGCGGCATCCCCACATCACCCGATTGTACGAGGTGATGGAGTCGCAGTCGATGATCTATCTGGTCACCGAGTATGCGCCCAATGGGGAGATCTTCGACCATCTGGTGGCCAATGGCAGGATGAAGGAGCCGGAGGCGGCACGCGTCTTCACCCAACTCGTTTCGGCCGTCCACTACTGCCACCTGCGGGGGGTGGTGCATCGCGATCTCAAGGCCGAGAATGTCCTCCTCGACAAGGACATGAACATCAAG CTTGCCGACTTTGGCTTCAGTAATTACTATGACGAGGGTGCCACCTTGAGAACTTGGTGCGGATCACCGCCCTACGCCGCTCCAGAGGTGTTCCAGGGCCTGGAATACGATGGACCCAAGTCGGATATCTGGAGTTTGGGCGTTGTGCTGTACGCGCTGGTTTGTGGAGCGTTGCCCTTCGATGGTAAGACCATCCTGGAGCTGAAAAGCCGCGTGGTGTTGGGCAAGTTTCGCATTCCCTTCTTTATGTCGCAAG AATGCGAGCAGCTAATCCGGAACATGCTGGTGGTGGAGCCTGATCGACGATACACCATCAAGCAGATCATCAAGCACCGCTGGCTCAGCGAGTGGCAGTCAGAgatgcaggaggaggagcgttTCGGCGACATGTCCTGTGCCCCCGGATCGGGAACAGTGTCCAAATCGGCGTCCACATCCTCACTGGGCAGTGCGTCGGACTCAGCGCCGCAACTGGACTCTGTGGTGATGACGCACATGCTCCAACTGCCTGGACTGACCGCCGACATGATAGCGCAGTCGGTGCATGAGCAGCGATTCGACAACATCTACGCCATTTACAACCTGCTGCATGACAAGCTGCAGCAACGGCGACGCGAAAACCAAAGACTGCAGCACCACGCCAGCCTAGCCTACTCCCGATCCCGTAAGACGAGCATCACGACGGGCGTGGTGGATCGCTCGGAGCCCGTCAAGCAGGAATCTCTGGACCGGCTCAGTCCGCTGAGCAATGCCAATGCCTCCAGCACAGCGTTGGGCTTTGGCTGGTCCGATGTCGCCGTGGATCTGGAGAAATATGGTGAATTTGAGCTGGAATGCCTGGCGCGATCAAATGAT CCTCCTGCTAATGCGCAGCATTTGAGTGCACATGCTGGTGGAGGCGTCAATGGAGCCAATACGCGACGCCATACGGTGGGTCCCGGAGATGTGGCCCACGAGCAGGCGCTGGCCAATCCCCATGTGCCGCCCATCGACTTCAAGTGTCCACCGCAGTGCAGCGATCCCGCTCAGCCAGTGCCCTACTACCCAGTCAATCTGCCCATGCTGCAGAACCAGCCCCTGCACAACCTCACTATCAAGGACCAGCATCTGCTCAAGCCGCCCGTCGTTATGGGAGCCA GCTCATTTGGGCGTCGTGCCTCAGACGGCGGGGCAAATCTACACATCTACTATCCCGCCACGGGTACCGTTGTGGTTCCAGCTCAGGGTCAGCAAATGGACACGGCCGGTTACTACATCAACCCGAATTGCGGCACAGATCCTTTGGCCGTGCAGGAGTTGTCACCGCTCAACGAACAGTCCGTGGCGCAGATGCAGTGCTGCCAGGAGAATGCCACCGGCGAGTGCAACGAGGAGCTGCAAAG ttatatGCAAAAGCGAGGAGGCACCCAGCGCCACACGGTGGGCTGCACGGAGGATCTCTCCGTAGCGCATGGATCCGGACCAGGATCCCAGGCGCCAACTACCTCCTCCAATATGCGGCAGCGGCGAACAGGACTGCTCACGGTCACCGAAAGGCCGCCAG GACGATACAGTCCAGTGCGTCGAGCCTCGGAGGGATCCAAGAGCCAGTTCCAAGGACCGCTGCAGGAATGCCAGTCCCTGCAGAAAGGTATTGCACAGAGAAACTTTTTGGTTGCACCCAGTCCGCCGCTTTTAGAAAATTCGATCAGTTTGCCAG GTTCGCCCATACATGGAAAACCTGGCATGGGCTTGCAGCTGGCTCTGCGTCGTGGCCATGACATTGAAGTACCTCCGGAAGCCATCAAGAATCTGATGCCCGCGCTGGATCGACTGGTTAAGGAGCAGCGTGTTAGCTTCGAAATAGCCAACAAAATAATCTCAACGCATGTGGTGCCGATGGACCTGGCTCCGCTCCTGGGACTGGCAGCTCATGCTTCGAGTGCGGCGGCGGTTAGTGGAGGTCATCTCGACCAGAGCCACTTCTCGcatctccagcagcagcagcaacagcacatGCTCAGCTTCAGTGTGTCGCCGCTCAGCATGCCGCAGGGCGGAGCTGTGAATGCCTCGCTGACCTCCGCCAAGCAGATGTTTGGTCAACCGATCTGTGGCTATACGCAGTATCAACCTATGACCCTGGCCCTGCAGccgcagcatcaacagcagctGGTTGGCCAGTTCAGCAGCATTAATTTGGGCGCCAGCAACTCGAACTCAAGCAGCGGCTGCCAGTCGCCGGTGTTTAGCACCAGCTTCAGCGGTAGTTGCTCTCCCAATCCATACCTGCCCTGTGCCGCCGGTGGCTCTTCACCGCTGCATCAGATCACCAAGGGCATCTCTGGTTTAAGTaccggtggtgctggtggttcCATCACCAGGGGCACTTCGGCCGCCAgcgaaggagcagcagcggccgcCGCTGCCAATCAACCTCTTGACTTGTCCATGGATGTTTGCGGCGGCGTGATGGACCAGCAGCCCACGGACTATGCAGCCACGAATTGGTTCATGCCCACGGCTGCGTACTACGACATGAAACCGCTTAACCTATCGCCCGCTCAACCTGTAAGGGTCGTGCCCACGCCGCCAGCTTCGCCCAATTTGTGCATCATTCAGGAGGAGAATGGGAACGGGCAGATGTGTCACACCATCAGCACGGGTACTCCATATGCGGGCTGTACGGGAGGAATTACGCCGCAGATATGCCTCACCGATGTCCAGGGCAGCGAGATCACTTTGGTGGCTCTATCCTCGGACAATAGTCGTGACAGTGAGGACTCCCTCGAGCAGCACACTCCAGTTATGTCACTGCAG GGGCTTATCATCACGGAGCCCAGCAGCGATATGCCTTCGATCACCAGGGGCATTGGACGTAAGGCCAGCCTAGACTGCGAATCGGGCGCTGGAAGTCATTGTCCAGTAGCCAGTAGCTCCTCCCATGCTACCCAAGCCCAATCCCAAGCTCAAACCGAAGCCCAATGCCGGCGGGGCAGTGACAAATCGCTTGGCTTCTCTGATGATTCACTAAGCAATGACTCGAATAACTTGTCGCCCTGCCAGGAGCCATCGGCCAGCTCTGGCTTCAAATCGGATTCCCACTCGGAGATGGGCGATCACACGGAATGTGGTCATCTAACGCCCGATTCCATGTGCGATTCGCGGCGCATGTCGGATGAGATGTGCTACGAAGTGCCGCTGCCACATGAGTGCTCCAATCTGGACTCCACACGCATTTTGGAGATGGTGAAGCAGACCATCGACTCGACAATGCCGCCCAAGGGCTTTGTCCTGCACAAGGGCAGCATCAGCTCGGAGGACAGTGGAGCGGAATCGCGCCATAGCAGTGCCTCAAATGCATCCACCTCTAATCCTCTGGCTTGCGAGGCGGCTTCCCTACTCGCCTCACACTCTGGATATGGCGAGCCAACCACAAATCTCAGTTTGGAGTACTCGGGGGGCCTGCAGATCGAGCTTCAAGTGTGCGAGGGACGCAGCCGGGATCACCATGGCGCCGGCAAAGGCATCAAGCTGCGTCGCATTTCCGGGGACCAGTTCGAGTACGGAAAGATATGCCAGCAGTTGATCAGCACCATCACCATGCAGCAGGTGGCAGGCTAA